In Microbacterium esteraromaticum, the following proteins share a genomic window:
- the groL gene encoding chaperonin GroEL (60 kDa chaperone family; promotes refolding of misfolded polypeptides especially under stressful conditions; forms two stacked rings of heptamers to form a barrel-shaped 14mer; ends can be capped by GroES; misfolded proteins enter the barrel where they are refolded when GroES binds) yields the protein MAKIIAFDEEARRGLERGLNILADAVKVTLGPRGRNVVLEKKWGAPTITNDGVSIAKEIELDDPYEKIGAELVKEVAKKTDDVAGDGTTTATVLAQALVREGLRNVAAGADPISLKRGIEKAVAAITEDLLNSAKEIESKEQIAATASISAADPAIGELIAEAIDKVGKEGVVTVEESQTFGTELELTEGMRFDKGYLNPYFVTDPERQEAVFEDPYILIANQKIGNIKDLLPVVDKVIQDGKELVIIAEDVEGEALATLVLNKIRGIFKSVAVKAPGFGDRRKAQLQDIAILTGGQVITEEVGLKLENTTLDLLGRARKVIVTKDETTIVEGAGEQSAIEGRVTQIRREIENTDSDYDREKLQERLAKLAGGVAVIKAGAATEVELKERKHRIEDAVRNAKAAVEEGIVPGGGVALLQSAKVLDTLALEGDEATGANIVRVAIEAPLKQIAINAGLEPGVVAHKVAELPAGQGLNAATGEYGDMFAQGIIDPAKVTRSALQNAASIAGLFLTTEAVVADKPEKAPAMPADPSGGMDF from the coding sequence ATGGCAAAGATCATCGCTTTCGATGAGGAGGCCCGTCGCGGCCTCGAGCGCGGCCTGAACATCCTGGCCGACGCCGTCAAGGTGACCCTCGGCCCGCGCGGTCGCAACGTCGTGCTCGAGAAGAAGTGGGGAGCCCCCACGATCACGAACGACGGTGTGTCGATCGCCAAGGAGATCGAGCTCGACGACCCGTACGAGAAGATCGGTGCGGAGCTCGTCAAGGAGGTCGCCAAGAAGACCGACGACGTCGCCGGTGACGGAACCACCACCGCGACCGTCCTCGCTCAGGCACTGGTCCGCGAGGGTCTGCGCAACGTCGCAGCCGGCGCCGACCCCATCTCGCTCAAGCGCGGCATCGAGAAGGCCGTCGCGGCCATCACCGAGGACCTGCTGAACAGCGCCAAGGAGATCGAGTCCAAGGAGCAGATCGCCGCCACCGCGTCGATCTCGGCCGCTGACCCCGCCATCGGCGAGCTCATCGCCGAGGCGATCGACAAGGTCGGCAAGGAGGGCGTCGTCACCGTCGAGGAGTCGCAGACCTTCGGCACCGAGCTCGAGCTCACCGAGGGCATGCGCTTCGACAAGGGCTACCTGAACCCCTACTTCGTCACGGACCCCGAGCGCCAGGAGGCTGTCTTCGAGGACCCGTACATCCTCATCGCCAACCAGAAGATCGGCAACATCAAGGACCTGCTGCCCGTCGTCGACAAGGTGATCCAGGACGGCAAGGAGCTCGTCATCATCGCCGAGGACGTCGAGGGCGAGGCTCTCGCGACGCTCGTGCTCAACAAGATCCGCGGCATCTTCAAGTCGGTCGCTGTCAAGGCGCCCGGCTTCGGCGACCGCCGCAAGGCTCAGCTGCAGGACATCGCGATCCTCACCGGCGGCCAGGTCATCACCGAAGAGGTCGGCCTCAAGCTCGAGAACACCACGCTCGACCTGCTCGGCCGTGCGCGCAAGGTCATCGTCACCAAGGACGAGACCACGATCGTCGAGGGTGCGGGCGAGCAGTCCGCCATCGAGGGTCGCGTCACCCAGATCCGTCGCGAGATCGAGAACACCGACAGCGACTACGACCGCGAGAAGCTGCAGGAGCGCCTCGCGAAGCTGGCCGGTGGCGTCGCCGTCATCAAGGCGGGCGCCGCGACCGAGGTCGAGCTCAAGGAGCGCAAGCACCGCATCGAGGACGCCGTCCGCAACGCGAAGGCAGCCGTTGAAGAGGGCATCGTCCCCGGTGGTGGCGTCGCGCTGCTGCAGTCGGCCAAGGTCCTCGACACGCTCGCCCTCGAGGGCGACGAGGCGACCGGTGCGAACATCGTCCGCGTCGCGATCGAGGCTCCGCTGAAGCAGATCGCCATCAACGCCGGCCTCGAGCCCGGTGTCGTGGCGCACAAGGTCGCCGAGCTCCCCGCGGGCCAGGGCCTGAACGCGGCCACCGGCGAGTACGGCGACATGTTCGCCCAGGGCATCATCGACCCCGCCAAGGTGACGCGCTCGGCGCTGCAGAACGCTGCGTCGATCGCCGGTCTGTTCCTGACCACCGAGGCCGTCGTCGCCGACAAGCCCGAGAAGGCTCCCGCCATGCCGGCTGACCCGTCGGGCGGCATGGACTTCTGA
- a CDS encoding LytR C-terminal domain-containing protein, with translation MQKSPRDRFDDVPRATGRVGAHRAEQPGMNGLVVLLWSAAVALVLIVCGIFVSLVMMDRISLFGGDEPTPAQTQPGVVAELDTSYRVLILNATPEEGLVAEVRETLLAEGWSTDDVFGSDGSSQEFSKTTVFYVSDDDEGAALGLAELLGDAEVQKSDFYAALNDSDEPQLTVVVGLDRVEKTPSPETPAP, from the coding sequence GTGCAGAAGTCCCCCCGCGATCGATTCGACGACGTCCCGCGCGCCACTGGACGAGTCGGCGCGCACCGCGCCGAGCAGCCGGGCATGAACGGCCTCGTGGTACTGCTGTGGTCGGCCGCAGTCGCTCTGGTGCTGATCGTGTGCGGCATCTTCGTGTCGCTCGTGATGATGGACCGCATCTCGCTGTTCGGTGGCGACGAGCCGACGCCCGCGCAGACGCAGCCGGGCGTCGTCGCAGAACTCGACACGTCGTACCGTGTGCTGATCCTCAATGCGACTCCCGAGGAGGGGCTCGTCGCCGAGGTGCGCGAGACACTGCTCGCCGAGGGCTGGTCGACGGATGACGTGTTCGGCAGCGATGGATCATCGCAGGAGTTCTCGAAGACCACGGTCTTCTACGTCTCGGACGACGATGAGGGAGCAGCGCTCGGTCTCGCCGAGCTCCTCGGCGACGCCGAGGTGCAGAAGAGCGACTTCTACGCTGCGCTGAACGACTCCGATGAGCCACAGCTCACGGTGGTGGTCGGCCTCGACCGTGTCGAGAAGACGCCGAGCCCCGAGACTCCGGCGCCCTGA
- a CDS encoding WXG100 family type VII secretion target, with the protein MSVFTVDTDAVQAANGAAYATMERLQGESAALMAQLGQLQSSWTGAAAAAFQQCSEQWRGAQMHVEQVLGSISAALGSAAAQYADADQYSASLFR; encoded by the coding sequence ATGTCCGTCTTCACCGTGGACACCGACGCGGTCCAGGCCGCGAACGGTGCCGCCTACGCCACCATGGAGCGCCTGCAGGGCGAGTCGGCCGCGCTGATGGCGCAGCTCGGACAGCTGCAGTCGTCGTGGACCGGCGCCGCCGCCGCGGCCTTCCAGCAGTGCAGTGAGCAGTGGCGCGGCGCGCAGATGCACGTCGAGCAGGTGCTCGGGTCGATCAGCGCGGCGCTCGGCTCCGCCGCCGCACAGTACGCGGACGCCGACCAGTACTCGGCGAGCCTGTTCCGCTGA